The Campylobacter sp. CN_NE2 genome contains a region encoding:
- a CDS encoding FecCD family ABC transporter permease has translation MSEITMPNLNTISKFSFISAFLFVILAFLSLMIGTANITFSDILACISGNQIDEMKKVILFQMRLPRLVMGLIVGMLLATSGVVVQSVFLNPVADPYIIGIASAATFGAVIAYLLKMPDIFYGIFAFFCAAGLSLVIFKLAKKNRSIATLLIIGMAISAFLGSFTAFATYLIGEDSFKITAWLMGYIGSASWSKILILLPPLMVVMIYFYTKRHELNIILSGDEEAKSLGVNVEKSKKNLLIASSLLIGFSVAFTGMISFVGLIIPHTLRMLLKTSSNAILIPTSAVAGGIFLIFCDLIAKNILSPIEVPIGVVTAFFGAPFFLFLALKSVRGIR, from the coding sequence ATGAGCGAAATTACTATGCCGAATTTAAATACGATTTCTAAATTTAGCTTTATTTCGGCTTTTTTGTTTGTGATTTTAGCGTTCCTATCTTTGATGATAGGAACGGCTAATATAACTTTTAGCGATATTCTCGCCTGTATTAGCGGTAACCAAATCGATGAGATGAAAAAGGTAATTTTATTTCAAATGCGGCTTCCGCGCCTAGTAATGGGCTTAATCGTTGGTATGCTACTAGCGACTTCCGGCGTGGTTGTGCAAAGCGTGTTTTTAAATCCTGTTGCAGATCCTTATATCATCGGTATCGCTTCGGCGGCTACTTTTGGAGCGGTGATAGCGTATTTGCTTAAAATGCCAGATATTTTTTACGGAATTTTTGCATTTTTTTGTGCGGCAGGTTTGTCGTTAGTTATTTTTAAACTTGCTAAAAAAAACCGAAGTATCGCAACGCTTTTGATTATCGGTATGGCAATTTCAGCTTTTCTTGGTTCATTTACGGCATTTGCGACATATCTCATCGGCGAAGATAGCTTTAAAATCACGGCATGGTTAATGGGATACATAGGCTCAGCTTCGTGGAGCAAAATTTTGATTTTGCTGCCGCCTTTAATGGTCGTTATGATATATTTTTACACAAAAAGGCATGAACTAAATATCATTTTAAGCGGCGATGAAGAAGCCAAAAGTCTTGGCGTAAATGTAGAAAAGAGCAAGAAAAATTTACTCATCGCTTCATCTTTACTTATCGGATTTTCGGTCGCATTTACAGGTATGATAAGCTTTGTTGGCTTAATCATACCGCACACTTTAAGAATGCTACTGAAAACTTCGAGCAACGCTATTTTAATCCCGACATCTGCCGTTGCCGGCGGGATATTTTTGATATTTTGCGATTTGATTGCAAAAAATATTTTAAGCCCAATCGAAGTGCCAATCGGCGTTGTAACTGCATTTTTTGGTGCGCCGTTTTTTCTATTTTTAGCGTTAAAATCTGTTAGGGGTATAAGATGA
- a CDS encoding TonB-dependent receptor has product MLKKVIFFSVSASLALANSVEFDEIVVTATGFEGKLSDEVRNVYVLGENEIQERGYRSIKEALEKIPSVEFINTGGIGNKIDMRGQGARANTAVKVLINGVPMNMIDSAHGIVPYEMIAIEDVERIEAMPGGGAVLYGSGTRGGVVNIITKRTPRDFYANIGTKWGSYDYKDFTTNVGGNASENLFLKFGAKVFDTDGYTRDFHEKGYFLNGTMDWQISENQSLFFMPSFYKGKINSPFEGLTLAQVLQDRRANPYPGFTGDEDMKRVDLTFDYKAKIGDNFTLNVLPYYQRVKIKNNSDYAKAYGSPYLAYETNGLFGDTKYGLNIKTKFDYDSGELVLGYDYILNKGDRESHTFYKIDMGRMQMSHHIDTVLGLDKTTHAFYFMEKQEFGDKFDLNFGARFERAKFDITRNTAQEMSATIPIPAMNTKTNAIHTQKSNQNNYALEITPNFNYSSSGNIYAKFERGYVSPSPNQLTDKNPTTKEYSFNGIDSEVYKTYEIGLKDEIFGSFVSATLFYTDSKDEIIEVMLGGHGDGWRYYNLDKTRRYGAELFASQKLFDKFSISESYSFVDSKIKEGNNAGKEVPFVSKHKFVLGASYEPIKNLKFWSDVKYYSKKFDSYYERIPAKTIVDAGFNYKFANGFSVGAGVKNLFNKKYYEAQSVKQDSYYPANERNYYAEFKYDF; this is encoded by the coding sequence ATGCTAAAAAAAGTTATTTTTTTTAGTGTGTCGGCTAGTTTAGCTTTGGCAAATTCAGTTGAATTTGATGAGATTGTCGTAACGGCAACCGGATTTGAAGGAAAACTAAGCGATGAGGTGCGAAATGTCTATGTTTTGGGCGAAAATGAAATCCAAGAACGCGGATATAGAAGCATAAAAGAGGCATTAGAGAAAATTCCTAGTGTTGAATTTATCAACACAGGCGGTATCGGAAATAAAATCGATATGCGTGGTCAAGGTGCTCGTGCAAATACTGCCGTAAAGGTGCTTATAAACGGCGTTCCTATGAATATGATTGATTCGGCTCACGGAATCGTGCCTTATGAAATGATAGCAATCGAAGATGTCGAGCGCATAGAAGCTATGCCGGGCGGCGGAGCCGTTCTTTATGGAAGCGGCACGAGAGGCGGCGTTGTAAATATCATCACAAAAAGAACCCCGCGAGATTTTTACGCAAATATCGGCACAAAATGGGGCAGTTATGATTATAAAGATTTTACGACAAATGTCGGCGGAAATGCAAGTGAAAATTTGTTTTTGAAATTTGGAGCCAAAGTCTTTGATACGGATGGCTATACGCGTGATTTTCACGAAAAAGGATATTTTCTAAACGGCACGATGGATTGGCAAATCAGCGAAAATCAAAGCCTATTTTTTATGCCAAGTTTTTACAAAGGCAAAATAAATTCGCCGTTTGAAGGGCTAACATTGGCACAAGTTTTACAAGATCGCCGTGCAAATCCGTATCCAGGTTTTACGGGCGATGAAGATATGAAAAGAGTTGATTTGACATTTGATTACAAGGCTAAAATCGGCGATAACTTTACGCTAAATGTTTTGCCGTATTATCAAAGAGTAAAGATTAAAAATAATAGCGATTATGCCAAAGCCTACGGAAGTCCATATTTAGCCTATGAAACTAACGGATTGTTTGGCGACACAAAATACGGACTAAATATAAAGACAAAATTTGATTATGATAGCGGGGAGTTAGTCTTAGGGTATGATTATATTTTAAATAAAGGCGACAGAGAATCTCACACATTTTACAAAATCGATATGGGTAGAATGCAAATGTCTCATCATATTGACACGGTTTTGGGGCTAGATAAAACAACACATGCCTTTTATTTTATGGAAAAACAAGAATTTGGCGATAAATTTGATCTAAATTTTGGAGCGAGATTTGAAAGGGCTAAATTTGATATAACTAGAAACACAGCCCAAGAGATGAGCGCTACTATACCAATTCCTGCGATGAATACCAAAACAAATGCAATCCATACCCAAAAATCAAACCAAAACAACTACGCACTTGAAATCACGCCAAATTTCAACTATTCATCTAGCGGAAATATCTATGCGAAATTCGAAAGGGGCTATGTTTCGCCATCGCCAAATCAACTAACCGATAAAAATCCAACCACAAAAGAGTATAGTTTTAACGGGATTGATAGTGAAGTTTATAAAACCTATGAAATCGGCTTAAAAGATGAAATTTTTGGCTCATTTGTGAGTGCGACTCTATTTTACACAGATTCAAAAGATGAGATCATAGAAGTGATGCTTGGCGGTCATGGCGATGGTTGGCGATACTACAACCTTGATAAAACTCGCCGTTACGGGGCTGAGCTTTTTGCAAGTCAAAAACTGTTTGATAAATTTAGCATAAGCGAGAGCTACTCTTTTGTCGATAGTAAAATCAAAGAAGGCAATAACGCAGGAAAAGAAGTTCCGTTTGTCTCTAAACATAAATTCGTTCTTGGAGCAAGTTATGAGCCGATTAAAAATTTGAAATTTTGGAGCGATGTGAAGTATTATTCGAAAAAATTTGATAGTTATTATGAAAGAATTCCTGCAAAAACGATTGTAGATGCAGGATTTAACTACAAATTTGCAAACGGATTTAGCGTAGGTGCTGGTGTAAAAAATCTTTTCAATAAAAAATACTACGAAGCACAAAGCGTAAAGCAAGATAGTTATTATCCTGCCAATGAGCGAAATTACTATGCCGAATTTAAATACGATTTCTAA
- the serC gene encoding phosphoserine transaminase: MQRVINFSAGPSTIPLSVLKQAQDEFLNYQGRGYSIMEISHRTKVFEEVLHQAMDRVKSLYGFSDDYAVLFLQGGASLQFAQVPMNLCNGGVAEYANTGNWTNKAIKEAQILGINYKVVASSKESKFDHIPVVKFSDDADYGYICSNNTIYGTQYSELPKCKCPLVVDSSSDLFSRPVDLSSVGLFYGGIQKNGGPAGVTLVVIRKDLLDRVENTKTPLILRYKTQVEADSMSNTPNTFGIYMLNLMLSWIENLGGLGEIHKRNVAKAELLYGTIDELSDFYKGHVKKDSRSLMNVVFNIANPELEPLFVKMAEANGMIGLKGHRVLGGIRASIYNAITLDNVQTLCEFMREFAKKNG, translated from the coding sequence ATGCAAAGAGTTATAAATTTTAGCGCAGGTCCTAGCACGATACCGCTAAGTGTCCTAAAACAGGCACAAGACGAGTTTTTGAACTATCAAGGACGCGGATATTCGATTATGGAAATTTCGCATAGAACGAAAGTTTTTGAAGAGGTCTTGCACCAAGCTATGGATAGAGTAAAATCACTTTACGGATTTAGCGATGATTATGCCGTGCTTTTTTTGCAAGGGGGCGCTAGTTTGCAGTTTGCGCAAGTGCCGATGAATTTATGCAACGGCGGTGTCGCAGAATACGCAAATACGGGCAACTGGACAAATAAAGCGATTAAAGAAGCCCAAATCTTGGGGATAAATTACAAGGTCGTAGCAAGTAGCAAAGAGAGTAAATTTGATCATATCCCTGTGGTTAAATTTAGCGACGATGCCGATTACGGCTATATTTGCTCAAATAATACGATTTACGGAACGCAGTATAGTGAGCTTCCAAAATGCAAATGCCCGCTAGTCGTCGATAGTTCGAGCGATCTTTTTTCTCGCCCTGTGGATTTAAGTAGCGTTGGACTTTTTTACGGCGGAATTCAAAAAAACGGCGGCCCGGCAGGCGTAACGCTTGTGGTGATTCGCAAAGATTTGCTTGATCGCGTGGAAAATACAAAAACGCCTTTGATTTTGCGATATAAAACGCAGGTTGAAGCCGATTCTATGAGCAACACGCCAAATACTTTTGGCATTTATATGCTAAATTTAATGCTTTCTTGGATTGAAAATTTAGGCGGGTTAGGCGAAATTCACAAACGAAATGTAGCAAAAGCCGAGCTTTTATACGGCACGATTGACGAGCTTAGCGATTTTTACAAAGGTCATGTAAAAAAAGATAGCAGAAGTCTTATGAATGTGGTTTTTAATATCGCAAACCCTGAACTTGAACCGCTTTTTGTCAAAATGGCAGAAGCTAACGGCATGATAGGACTTAAAGGGCACCGCGTTTTAGGCGGAATTCGTGCTTCGATTTATAATGCTATAACGCTAGATAATGTCCAAACTCTTTGCGAATTTATGAGAGAATTTGCGAAGAAAAATGGGTAG
- the xseA gene encoding exodeoxyribonuclease VII large subunit encodes MTVSELNEQAKTLLETSFSFVEVVGEISKFTKNATSGHWYFTIKDEKSAVDCAMFKFANSRLKFLPKTGDKVVITGKVSLYTPSGSYQIIASNLVLQGDGELEIAFARLKEKLANEGLFELTQKKPLPKFPKKIALITSLTSAAYADMKKIAFDKRAFCQIHAYGALMQGENAPFSIINALKIADSKDYDAIVIARGGGSKEDLWCFNDENLARAIFAAKTPVISAIGHEIDFSISDFVADHRSPTPTAAMVDLLPDGNELMQNLDSLDRYFNDFINDKIVKSKNLINTLNLELKSKAVGEKIKRSLLNLNALKLKFDNAINLKFTNLKAEIRLKDEILAGRAKFFEITKDLVAVFKDGKLTNLSDLKSGDKVILSSQNTQKQATIE; translated from the coding sequence ATGACCGTTAGCGAACTAAACGAACAGGCAAAAACGCTTTTAGAGACATCTTTTTCGTTCGTAGAAGTTGTCGGAGAGATCTCAAAATTTACCAAAAACGCAACCAGCGGGCATTGGTATTTTACGATAAAAGATGAAAAAAGCGCGGTTGATTGCGCTATGTTTAAGTTTGCAAATTCAAGACTTAAATTTCTTCCAAAAACCGGCGACAAGGTGGTTATCACGGGCAAAGTTAGCCTTTATACGCCAAGCGGAAGTTATCAAATCATCGCTTCAAATTTGGTGCTTCAAGGGGACGGCGAACTTGAAATCGCCTTTGCAAGGCTTAAAGAAAAACTAGCTAACGAAGGGCTATTTGAGCTAACACAAAAAAAACCGCTACCAAAATTTCCTAAAAAAATCGCTTTAATCACAAGCCTAACTTCGGCAGCATACGCAGATATGAAAAAAATCGCATTTGATAAAAGGGCTTTTTGTCAAATTCACGCCTACGGCGCACTAATGCAGGGTGAAAATGCGCCATTTAGCATTATAAATGCCCTAAAAATCGCTGATAGTAAGGATTATGATGCAATTGTTATAGCCAGAGGCGGTGGTAGCAAGGAAGATTTATGGTGTTTTAATGATGAAAACTTGGCTCGTGCGATTTTTGCGGCAAAAACGCCCGTGATTTCAGCAATCGGACATGAGATCGATTTTAGCATTAGCGATTTTGTTGCCGATCACAGAAGCCCCACACCGACGGCTGCGATGGTTGATTTACTGCCTGACGGAAATGAGCTAATGCAAAATTTAGATAGCTTAGATAGATATTTTAACGATTTTATAAACGATAAAATTGTAAAATCAAAAAATTTAATAAATACGCTAAATTTGGAGTTAAAAAGCAAAGCCGTAGGCGAAAAAATCAAGCGTTCGCTTTTAAATTTAAATGCTTTAAAGCTTAAATTTGATAACGCCATAAATTTGAAATTTACAAATTTAAAAGCTGAAATCAGACTAAAAGATGAAATTTTAGCCGGGAGAGCGAAATTTTTTGAGATTACAAAAGATTTGGTTGCGGTTTTTAAAGACGGAAAACTTACAAATTTAAGCGATTTAAAAAGCGGCGATAAAGTCATTTTATCATCGCAAAATACGCAAAAACAAGCAACGATAGAATAA
- the ubiE gene encoding bifunctional demethylmenaquinone methyltransferase/2-methoxy-6-polyprenyl-1,4-benzoquinol methylase UbiE, whose amino-acid sequence MEKQEKIVEMFNEIAPTYDKANRVISFGVDVSWRKKAVRAVLKKFKNQNIKIVDVACGTGDMMGTWANLADDFSVKIDEIIGIDPSTGMLEVAKEKFKDFKFITASATETTLSSESADILSISYGIRNVVELDKALVEFNRVLKIGGYLVVLEFTKSSKKSLVFRARDFYVNKILPSLGGFVSKNKEAYEYLPNSIGNFLDTAEFKQKLENNGFEVEISKGFSFDVTTLFVAKKVR is encoded by the coding sequence GTGGAAAAGCAAGAAAAAATCGTAGAAATGTTTAACGAAATAGCCCCTACTTACGACAAAGCAAACAGGGTTATTAGTTTTGGGGTTGATGTTTCGTGGCGAAAAAAAGCGGTCAGGGCGGTGCTAAAAAAATTTAAAAATCAAAACATAAAAATCGTCGATGTCGCTTGTGGCACAGGCGATATGATGGGGACTTGGGCGAATTTGGCAGATGATTTTAGCGTTAAAATCGATGAAATTATCGGCATTGATCCAAGCACAGGAATGCTTGAAGTGGCAAAGGAAAAGTTTAAAGATTTTAAATTTATCACAGCAAGTGCGACTGAAACGACGCTTTCAAGCGAGAGCGCTGATATTTTAAGCATAAGTTATGGCATACGAAATGTTGTCGAGCTTGATAAGGCTTTGGTTGAATTTAACAGAGTGCTTAAAATAGGCGGTTATTTAGTCGTTTTGGAATTTACAAAAAGTAGCAAAAAAAGCCTAGTTTTTAGAGCAAGAGATTTTTATGTGAATAAAATTTTGCCTAGTCTTGGCGGTTTTGTTTCAAAAAACAAGGAAGCTTACGAGTATTTGCCAAATTCGATAGGAAATTTTTTAGATACAGCTGAATTTAAACAAAAGCTCGAAAACAACGGTTTTGAAGTGGAGATTTCAAAAGGTTTTAGCTTTGATGTTACTACGCTTTTTGTCGCAAAAAAGGTGCGTTAA
- a CDS encoding CYTH and CHAD domain-containing protein, with protein sequence MQIERKFLFSKTEFLAHDTTKFQKDKTQKFYISLNPQICYIKSSNGCFLSHKKENLQIFTISKDEFKIAQKDKIIPSLKYDAFKSQNAEFRIYKGELSGVCIAKVLFENENLAKEFDTNSFFSDMKFSEISNLSEFDELNLALFGTPFGEFDTKKAWQILRKNKNLTFKIPAYLDSFEAIILILRLIFDDIKNFKNEFLNDNGGESLHKFRISLRKFRAILKQSRELFEPNFCNEILKILKIIANKTNEKRDLEIFHKKLSFLNTPNLLLQTLKTSEEKASARLENFFKSENFELFLKTLEAFLSDENRRFGVKEYEKRAKKFIAILLLNDIKKLKTALKNLNENSQNSDFHAIRIKIKHLRYALEYFTSTFNQKSLNELSKISKRSQEIFGNLQDIDLWLKFIQIYQNSLKNQNEISAFLCSFERLILGHSVKIKQNILENKAKFITILNKNIKFLKIYKEI encoded by the coding sequence ATGCAAATAGAGCGTAAATTTTTGTTTAGCAAGACTGAATTTTTAGCTCACGATACTACAAAATTCCAAAAAGATAAAACACAAAAATTTTATATCTCATTAAATCCACAAATTTGCTATATCAAAAGTTCTAACGGCTGTTTTTTATCACATAAAAAAGAGAATTTGCAAATTTTTACGATCTCAAAAGATGAATTTAAAATCGCACAAAAAGATAAAATTATTCCAAGCTTAAAATATGACGCATTTAAATCTCAAAATGCTGAATTTAGAATTTACAAAGGCGAACTTAGCGGAGTTTGCATAGCAAAAGTGCTTTTTGAAAATGAAAATTTAGCGAAAGAATTTGATACAAATTCGTTTTTTAGCGATATGAAATTTAGTGAAATTTCAAATTTAAGTGAATTTGATGAGTTAAATTTAGCTCTTTTTGGAACTCCGTTTGGCGAATTTGACACGAAAAAAGCATGGCAAATTTTACGCAAAAATAAAAATTTAACCTTTAAAATTCCTGCATATTTGGATAGTTTTGAAGCTATTATTTTAATTTTACGATTGATTTTTGATGATATTAAAAACTTTAAAAATGAGTTTTTAAATGACAATGGTGGCGAGAGTTTGCATAAATTTAGGATTTCTCTTAGAAAATTTAGAGCCATTTTAAAACAAAGCAGAGAGCTTTTTGAGCCCAATTTTTGCAATGAAATTTTAAAAATTTTAAAAATCATCGCAAACAAAACAAACGAAAAAAGAGATTTGGAGATTTTTCATAAAAAATTATCTTTTTTAAATACGCCAAATTTGTTACTTCAAACGCTAAAAACTAGCGAAGAAAAGGCTAGTGCTAGGTTAGAAAATTTCTTTAAAAGCGAGAATTTCGAGCTGTTTTTAAAAACCCTTGAAGCATTTTTGAGCGATGAAAATCGTCGTTTTGGCGTCAAAGAGTATGAAAAAAGGGCGAAAAAATTCATTGCAATTTTGCTTTTAAACGATATAAAAAAATTAAAAACTGCACTAAAAAATCTAAATGAAAATTCGCAGAATTCGGACTTTCACGCCATAAGAATAAAAATAAAACATTTAAGATACGCACTTGAATATTTTACTTCAACTTTTAATCAAAAATCTCTAAACGAACTTTCAAAAATATCAAAGCGTTCGCAAGAGATTTTTGGAAATTTGCAAGATATTGATTTATGGCTAAAATTTATACAAATTTATCAAAATTCGCTGAAAAACCAAAATGAAATTTCTGCATTTTTATGCAGTTTTGAAAGACTGATTTTAGGGCATAGTGTAAAAATAAAACAAAATATTTTGGAGAATAAGGCAAAATTTATTACAATTTTAAACAAAAATATTAAATTTTTAAAAATTTATAAGGAAATTTAG
- a CDS encoding Fur family transcriptional regulator → MDHIDLLKNCGLKATPQRLCILKVLAHHEHPSIEKLYEDIKKDYPSISLATVYKNLNTLLDEGVVVEVNAPNQKSRFDIYEKPHIHVVCEKCGSIEDLGMDDDTLIKAKEEFERKARNIIKKFNVVATVSDCECCR, encoded by the coding sequence ATGGATCACATTGATTTGCTGAAAAATTGCGGTTTAAAAGCTACTCCGCAAAGACTTTGCATTTTAAAGGTTTTGGCTCATCACGAACACCCAAGCATCGAAAAACTTTATGAAGATATTAAAAAAGATTATCCGTCTATCTCGCTTGCAACGGTTTATAAAAACCTTAACACTTTACTTGATGAAGGCGTTGTGGTCGAAGTAAATGCGCCAAATCAAAAAAGCAGATTTGATATTTATGAAAAACCGCATATTCATGTAGTTTGCGAAAAATGCGGAAGTATCGAAGATTTGGGTATGGATGATGATACTTTAATCAAAGCAAAAGAAGAATTCGAAAGAAAAGCAAGAAACATTATCAAAAAATTCAATGTAGTTGCGACCGTTAGCGACTGCGAGTGTTGCAGATAG
- the dxs gene encoding 1-deoxy-D-xylulose-5-phosphate synthase, translated as MDIKNYSLDELIELCEKIRSRILEVVSTNGGHLSSNIGAVELIVAMHFVFDAKNDPFIFDVSHQSYAHKLLSDRWDSFESLRKFGGISGYTKPSESEFDYFIAGHSSTSISLALGAAKAIKLKNEDRIPIAFIGDGSMSGGIAYEAMNELGDLRLPCIILLNDNKMSISKPIGALSKYLSQAMAGEMYQKFKGKVTQILSHAPKGATYMAKKFENSLRLIMPGMFFEELGLEYIGPIDGHNLVEIINALEAAKAMKKPVVIHAQTIKGKGYEKAEGYEVSWHGVGPFDLQSGEFKKGESLKKATDIYSEALLNLAKKHENVVGVTAAMPNGTGIDKLMEAFPDRFWDAAIAEQHAVASMAAMAKEGFKPYITIYSTFMQRAYDQVIHDLAIMNLDAVLAMDRAGIVGEDGETHQGAFDISFLNAIPNISMCAPRDERSFHALMEYSYAHKGVLALRYPRGSFILDEFKDKFANLEILDFTKACFLQENKNANVALIGYGNAVGKACKVALNLENKISCDVVDLVFAKPLDSEFLLNLAKKDKIWYVFSDSAKKGGIAEMLSGFLQDNKIYDIKIYSFEYSDKFIQHGNTSEVEANLGLDYNTITNFILNNKKS; from the coding sequence ATGGATATTAAAAACTATTCGCTAGATGAGCTAATCGAGCTTTGCGAAAAAATTCGCTCTCGCATTTTAGAAGTCGTTAGCACTAACGGCGGTCATCTAAGCTCAAATATCGGCGCAGTCGAGCTAATCGTGGCTATGCACTTCGTTTTTGATGCTAAAAATGATCCATTTATCTTTGATGTTAGTCATCAAAGCTACGCTCATAAACTTTTATCGGATCGCTGGGATAGTTTTGAGAGTTTGCGTAAATTTGGCGGTATCAGCGGTTATACAAAGCCAAGCGAGAGCGAATTTGACTATTTTATCGCAGGGCATAGCTCGACTTCGATTTCACTAGCTCTTGGAGCAGCAAAAGCCATAAAACTTAAAAACGAAGATCGAATTCCTATCGCATTTATCGGCGATGGTTCGATGAGTGGCGGGATCGCGTATGAAGCTATGAACGAGCTAGGCGATTTAAGACTTCCTTGTATAATCCTTTTAAATGATAATAAAATGAGCATTTCTAAGCCAATCGGGGCTTTAAGTAAATATCTAAGTCAGGCTATGGCAGGGGAAATGTATCAAAAATTCAAAGGCAAAGTTACGCAAATTTTATCTCACGCGCCAAAAGGCGCAACCTATATGGCTAAAAAATTTGAAAATTCTTTGCGTCTAATTATGCCCGGAATGTTTTTTGAAGAGCTAGGTCTTGAATACATTGGCCCAATCGACGGGCATAATTTGGTTGAGATTATAAACGCTCTTGAAGCGGCAAAAGCGATGAAAAAACCTGTGGTGATTCATGCTCAAACCATAAAAGGCAAAGGGTATGAAAAAGCCGAAGGTTACGAAGTATCGTGGCACGGCGTGGGACCTTTTGATCTGCAAAGCGGCGAATTTAAAAAAGGCGAAAGCCTAAAAAAAGCGACTGATATTTATAGCGAAGCTTTGTTAAATTTAGCTAAAAAACACGAAAATGTCGTAGGTGTAACGGCTGCTATGCCAAATGGAACAGGCATTGATAAGCTTATGGAAGCTTTTCCTGATCGTTTTTGGGACGCAGCAATCGCAGAGCAACACGCAGTTGCTTCAATGGCGGCGATGGCAAAGGAAGGCTTTAAGCCTTACATTACCATTTATTCGACATTTATGCAAAGAGCTTATGATCAAGTGATCCATGATTTAGCTATTATGAATTTAGATGCAGTTTTAGCAATGGATAGAGCAGGAATCGTCGGCGAAGACGGCGAGACGCATCAAGGCGCATTTGATATAAGCTTTTTAAATGCGATACCAAATATCTCGATGTGCGCTCCAAGGGACGAGCGAAGTTTTCATGCTTTAATGGAGTATTCTTACGCACATAAGGGCGTTTTGGCACTTCGCTATCCGCGGGGAAGCTTTATTTTGGACGAATTTAAAGATAAATTTGCGAATTTAGAGATTTTGGATTTTACAAAAGCCTGTTTTTTGCAAGAGAATAAAAACGCAAATGTCGCTCTTATTGGTTATGGCAACGCTGTGGGTAAGGCCTGCAAAGTGGCTTTAAATTTAGAAAATAAAATTTCTTGCGATGTTGTGGATTTGGTTTTTGCTAAGCCATTAGATAGCGAATTTTTACTAAATTTAGCCAAAAAAGATAAAATTTGGTATGTTTTTAGTGATAGTGCGAAAAAGGGCGGTATCGCTGAAATGCTCAGCGGATTTTTACAAGATAATAAAATTTATGATATAAAAATTTATAGTTTTGAATATAGCGATAAATTTATTCAACACGGCAATACTAGCGAAGTTGAAGCGAATTTAGGACTTGATTACAATACTATCACAAATTTTATATTAAATAATAAAAAATCTTAA